The following proteins come from a genomic window of Streptomyces liliiviolaceus:
- a CDS encoding LysR substrate-binding domain-containing protein, translating into MPPVRKRQPSLPQLRAFAAVAEHLHFRDAAAALGMSQPALSGAVSALEETLGVTLLERTTRKVLLSPAGERLAVRARAVLDEVGALMEEAEAVRAPFTGVLRLGVIPTVAPYLLPTVLRLVHDRYPALDLQVHEEQTSNLLAGLTTGRLDLLLLAVPLGVPGVVELPLFDEDFVLVTPLGHRLGGREGIAREALRELNLLLLDEGHCLRDQALDICREAGRADAPVTTTAAGLSTLVQLVAGGLGVTLLPRTAVRVETARSSQLLTGFFAEPAPTRRIALAMRGGAARAGEYGELASALREELKPLPVRVL; encoded by the coding sequence GTGCCCCCCGTCAGGAAGAGGCAGCCCAGCCTCCCGCAGCTGCGCGCCTTCGCCGCGGTGGCCGAGCATCTGCACTTCAGGGACGCGGCCGCCGCCCTCGGCATGAGCCAGCCCGCGCTGTCCGGCGCGGTCTCGGCACTGGAGGAGACCCTCGGCGTGACGCTGCTGGAGCGTACGACCCGCAAGGTGCTCCTGTCACCGGCGGGCGAGCGGCTGGCCGTACGGGCCAGGGCGGTGCTCGACGAGGTGGGCGCGCTGATGGAGGAGGCCGAGGCGGTGCGGGCGCCGTTCACCGGGGTGCTGCGGCTCGGGGTGATCCCGACGGTGGCGCCGTATCTCCTGCCGACCGTCCTGCGGCTCGTCCACGACCGCTATCCGGCGCTCGACCTCCAGGTCCACGAGGAGCAGACGTCGAACCTGCTGGCGGGGCTCACCACGGGCCGACTCGATCTGCTGCTGCTCGCGGTGCCCCTCGGAGTGCCCGGGGTCGTCGAACTGCCGCTGTTCGACGAGGACTTCGTGCTGGTCACGCCGTTGGGCCACCGGCTGGGCGGCAGGGAGGGCATCGCGCGTGAGGCGCTGCGCGAGCTGAATCTGCTGCTGCTGGACGAGGGGCACTGTCTGCGGGACCAGGCGCTCGACATCTGCCGGGAGGCCGGGCGGGCGGACGCGCCGGTCACCACGACCGCGGCGGGGCTCTCCACGTTGGTGCAACTGGTCGCGGGCGGGTTGGGGGTGACGCTGTTGCCGCGTACGGCCGTCAGGGTCGAGACGGCTCGGAGCAGTCAGCTGCTCACGGGGTTCTTCGCGGAGCCCGCCCCCACTCGGCGGATCGCGCTCGCGATGCGGGGTGGGGCGGCTCGGGCGGGGGAGTACGGGGAGCTGGCTTCGGCGCTCCGGGAAGAGCTGAAGCCGTTGCCGGTACGGGTGTTGTGA
- a CDS encoding peroxiredoxin → MLTVGDKFPEFDLTACVSLEKGEEFEQINHKTYEGQWKIVFAWPKDFTFVCPTEIAAFGKLNDEFADRDAQVLGFSGDSEFVHHAWRKDHPDLTDLPFPMMADSKHELMRDLGIEGEDGFAKRAVFVVDQNNEIQFSMVTAGSVGRNPKEVLRVLDALQTDELCPCNWTKGETTLDPVKLLAGE, encoded by the coding sequence GTGCTCACTGTCGGTGACAAGTTCCCCGAGTTCGATCTGACCGCCTGTGTCTCGCTGGAGAAGGGCGAGGAGTTCGAGCAGATCAACCACAAGACGTACGAAGGTCAGTGGAAGATCGTCTTCGCGTGGCCCAAGGACTTCACCTTCGTGTGCCCGACCGAGATCGCCGCCTTCGGGAAGCTGAACGACGAGTTCGCCGACCGTGACGCGCAGGTGCTCGGCTTCTCCGGCGACTCCGAGTTCGTGCACCACGCCTGGCGCAAGGACCACCCGGACCTGACCGACCTGCCGTTCCCGATGATGGCCGACTCGAAGCACGAGCTGATGCGGGACCTCGGCATCGAGGGCGAGGACGGCTTCGCCAAGCGCGCCGTCTTCGTCGTCGACCAGAACAACGAGATCCAGTTCTCCATGGTGACCGCCGGCTCCGTCGGCCGTAACCCCAAGGAGGTCCTGCGGGTCCTGGACGCACTCCAGACGGACGAGCTGTGCCCCTGCAACTGGACCAAGGGCGAGACCACGCTCGACCCGGTCAAGCTCCTGGCCGGTGAGTGA